From a single Ciconia boyciana chromosome 11, ASM3463844v1, whole genome shotgun sequence genomic region:
- the OMD gene encoding osteomodulin, with translation MGILSQLSIIHLLWTAMVFCQYEDYDFEDEYDGEPDHQRPYYFNFNSNTEAEVPRFPFPVECARECFCPPAFPLSMYCDHRKLKTIPNIPSHVQQLYLQNNDIEAVPAGPFTNVTFLREINLSHNKIKFNMIDRGVFAKLSNLVQLHLQHNELEEFPFPLPSSLERLLLGFNKISRLPGNALEGLPNITMLDLCNNFLDDSVLKGKPFSNTKNLMQLNLCNNKLQTMPPDLPSSLMYLSLENNSISYIPENYFNRLPKIIALRMSHNNLQNIPRNTFNLPNLLELNLGHNKLKQVFYIPRSLQHLYIEGNDIEIINVTLMCPSIDPMNTNQLTYIRVDQNKLTIPISTYAFFCFPHIRTIYYGEQNVNVNKSTRLRTPVFRRFLTPEEYNEAEDDHETHDHETEEDHEAEDNYFHPYFQ, from the exons ATGGGGATTCTGAGCCAGCTATCAATCATTCACCTACTCTGGACTGCTATGGTCTTTTGTCAATATGAAGACTATGATTTTGAGGATGAATATGATGGGGAGCCAGATCATCAACGTCCatattactttaattttaattcaaatacaGAAGCTGAAGTTCCCcgctttccttttccagttgaGTGCGCCAGAGAATGCTTTTGTCCCCCAGCTTTTCCGTTATCAATGTACTGTGATCACCGTAAACTTAAGACAATACCAAATATCCCTAGTCACGTCCAACAACTTTATCTGCAAAACAATGATATTGAAGCTGTGCCTGCAGGACCATTCACTAATGTTACCTTCTTAAGGGAAATAAACCTCAGccacaacaaaattaaatttaacatGATTGACCGTGGTGTTTTTGCCAAACTTTCAAACTTAGTGCAACTTCATTTACAACATAATGAACTCGAGGAATTTCCATTCCCACTCCCCAGCTCTCTAGAGAGACTCCTCCTTGGTTTCAATAAGATTTCTCGGTTACCTGGAAATGCATTGGAAGGATTACCTAACATAACCATGCTTGACCTTTGCAATAACTTTCTTGACGACTCAGTACTCAAAGGAAAACCCTTTTCAAACACGAAAAATTTGATGCAGCTCAACTTATGCAACAACAAATTACAGACTATGCCTCCTGATCTACCATCATCACTTATGTACCTCTCTCTTGAAAATAACTCCATTTCTTATATTCCAGAAAACTATTTCAACAGACTTCCAAAAATCATTGCTCTAAGAATGTCTCACAATAACCTGCAGAACATTCCACGCAACACCTTTAATCTACCTAACCTTCTAGAACTTAATCTTGGACATAACAAATTGAAACAAGTATTCTATATTCCAAGAAGTTTGCAGCATTTGTATATTGAAGGCAATGACATTGAAA TCATAAATGTTACTTTGATGTGTCCATCTATTGATCCAATGAACACCAACCAATTAACCTATATACGGGTGGACCAAAATAAGCTTACGATTCCAATAAGCACATATGCATTCTTTTGCTTCCCTCACATTCGAACCATTTATTATGGTGAACAAAATGTTAATGTCAACAAGTCAACTCGGCTAAGAACACCAGTGTTTCGAAGATTTTTAACACCAGAAGAATACAATGAAGCAGAAGATGATCATGAAACACATGATCATGAAACTGAAGAAGATCATGAAGCAGAAGACAACTACTTCCATCCAtactttcagtga